The proteins below are encoded in one region of Sminthopsis crassicaudata isolate SCR6 chromosome 1, ASM4859323v1, whole genome shotgun sequence:
- the LPAR2 gene encoding lysophosphatidic acid receptor 2 encodes MDHCYDNESVSFFYNHSGKHLSLHWQPRDVVMVVLGLTVSVVVLLTNLLVIVAIISNRRLHLPIYYLLGNLAAADLFAGLAYLFLMLHTGPRTAQLSVKVWFLRQGLLDASLSASVVNLLAIAVERHRSVMAVQPLSLLPRGRVLLLMAGSWIVALGLALLPSYWNCLCNLDHCARLAPLYSRTFLTAWALGNLLAFLLMAAVYARIFLYVRRRMNRMSQHAGFHPRYRETTIALVKTVVIILGAFVVCWTPGQVVLLLDGLGCESCNVLVVEKYFLLLAEANSLVNPVVYSCRDAEMRSTFRRLLCGCLRSSSRHLPRNGPKPGLRVNLPDSGHPLVDSSL; translated from the exons ATGGATCACTGTTATGATAATGAATCTGTGAGCTTCTTCTACAACCACAGTGGAAAGCATCTGAGTCTACACTGGCAGCCCAGGGATGTGGTAATGGTGGTCCTGGGGCTTACAGTCAGCGTAGTGGTTCTATTGACTAACCTGCTAGTCATTGTGGCCATCATTTCCAACCGGCGGCTGCACCTGCCCATTTACTATCTGCTAGGAAACCTGGCTGCAGCTGATCTGTTTGCAGGATTGGCCTACCTGTTCCTCATGCTGCACACAGGTCCTCGCACCGCCCAGCTCTCAGTGAAGGTCTGGTTTTTGCGGCAGGGCCTGCTGGATGCTAGCCTCAGTGCTTCTGTTGTCAACCTGCTGGCCATTGCGGTAGAGCGGCACCGCAGTGTCATGGCAGTACAGCCACTGAGCCTCTTACCCCGGGGCCGTGTGCTGTTGCTCATGGCTGGCAGTTGGATAGTTGCACTGGGCCTGGCCCTTTTGCCCTCCTACTGGAACTGCTTGTGTAACCTGGACCACTGTGCCCGCCTGGCCCCGCTCTACAGCCGCACCTTCCTGACTGCCTGGGCCCTTGGCAACCTGCTGGCCTTCCTGCTTATGGCAGCTGTCTATGCACGCATCTTCCTCTATGTTCGAAGGCGCATGAATCGCATGTCACAACACGCTGGCTTCCACCCGCGCTACCGTGAGACCACAATTGCTCTAGTCAAGACAGTGGTCATCATTTTGG GGGCATTTGTGGTCTGCTGGACACCTGGCCAAGTGGTATTGCTTCTGGATGGGCTGGGCTGTGAGTCATGCAACGTATTAGTTGTGGAGAAGTACTTCCTGCTTTTGGCCGAGGCGAACTCCCTGGTCAACCCCGTGGTGTATTCGTGCCGGGATGCTGAGATGCGCAGCACCTTCCGCCGCCTGCTCTGTGGCTGCTTGAGGAGCTCTTCCCGCCACCTGCCCCGAAATGGGCCAAAACCCGGACTGAGGGTCAATCTTCCTGACAGTGGCCACCCCTTGGTTGATTCCTCCCTTTGA
- the GMIP gene encoding GEM-interacting protein isoform X2: MLVGDPEPLHDSEPGVETNETQSWSSSLPGGPIPLTGEELDTRLIRSEGGVEAALDYAKMWSRHIKEILNWTEKRASYELEFSKNIMKLAEAAKASLQQQHPPGPLRDIYGLFLEQDFSLGDLTLQLLAQQKHNYYQPLVAQRNEIEKRRKEMKAQWVREQKRMNEAVLTLRRARLQYLQRSEDAQARILGLPEVPSKQQERRRRSREDAQAKAQEAEVHYQACIREANLRQRDLEATKQKIVSRVRKMLLRGDVELKKVSLYLFSLRGDLAQRGPQGFSALSECCMPFEPGQRYLEFVQTMWPEPPPPAPPDFSFQEFVTSAHGSPLDARKKMPSQQSLQSNESLSELNLWEDPGDHGSLGISLGSDVDSVGGSSETRSLDSPTSSPELGDGVDNEAVCPFKKWPLSSAAQTHRFRKLRGPAKCRECETFMVSGFECEECSLACHKRCLQSLLILCGHRKLPARTQLFGVDFLQLPRDFPEEVPFLVIKCTAEIEHRALSIQGIYRISGSRVRMERLCQAFENGWSLVELSGNSPHDVTGVLKHFLKELTDPLIPSQLYGAFISLAKTLQPGVSLDAPRISEPELSLDSIPNADPVIEAVSALRTLLRELPDSNYNTLRHLVAHLFRVASRFEENKMSANNLGIVFGPTLLRPPKDQGGISTNPVACLLDSGYQAQMIEFLIVHYEHVFGMEELPPTMAEISDSGPLEPATQTSAEEETGASGVQASSDEMSPSKGDLVEWVTGNSSEERGEDSNQVREETPLGTQSRGHFSRQPVKYPRAGGIRPVIHQLSSLALVASTLCEETPIKNRHESLRGQGPWANASPESSPLRRAKLPKHFEITQETARLLSKLQRQEVPDSQIPECCPEPEPQSHPLLYQSQSQPQSQPELLPQCPSQSELQPQFEEVEDHL; this comes from the exons AGCTGGAATTTTCCAAAAATATCATGAAACTTGCTGAGGCAGCAAAGGCCTCCCTGCAGCAGCAG CATCCTCCAGGACCACTCCGAGACATCTATGGCCTCTTCCTTGAGCAGGACTTCAGCCTGGGAGACCTGACGCTGCAGCTACTGGCACAGCAGAAGCATAATTATTACCAG CCCCTGGTGGCTCAGAGGAACGAAATAGAGAAGAGACGGAAAGAGATGAAGGCCCAGTGGGTTCGTGAACAGAAGAGAATG AATGAAGCAGTGCTAACCTTGCGGCGAGCTCGGCTCCAGTACCTACAAAGGAGTGAGGACGCCCAGGCTCGCATCTTGGGCCTTCCCGAGGTTCCCAGCAAGCAGCAAGAGCGCCGGCGCCGTTCACGGGAGGATGCCCAGGCCAAG GCACAGGAAGCTGAAGTTCACTATCAGGCCTGCATCCGGGAAGCCAACCTCCGACAGCGGGATCTGGAGGccacaaaacagaaaattgtgTCCCGTGTCCGGAAGATGTTGCTTCGGGGGGATGTGGAGCTCAAGAAA GTGTCCTTGTATCTCTTCAGCCTCCGAGGGGATCTAGCCCAACGAGGACCTCAGGGTTTCTCAGCACTTAGCGAATGCTGCATGCCCTTTGAGCCTGGGCAGCGGTACCTTGAGTTTGTACAGACAATGTGGCCAGAGCCACCTCCTCCAGCCCCACCAGATTTCTCCTTCCAGGAGTTTGTGACCTCAGCACATGG CTCCCCTCTGGATGCTCGAAAGAAGATGCCATCACAGCAATCCTTACAGTCCAACGAATCCTTATCGGAGCTCAATCTCTGGGAGGATCCTGGGGACCATG GGAGCCTGGGCATCTCTCTGGGGAGCGATGTGGACAGTGTAGGTGGAAGCAGTGAGACTCGGTCCCTGGATTCTCCTACATCCAGCCCTG AGCTGGGAGATGGAGTGGAcaatgaggcagtttgccccttTAAGAAGTGGCCACTGTCCAGTGCAGCCCAAACTCACCGTTTCCGAAAGCTTCGAGGCCCAGCCAAGTGCCGTGAGTGTGAGACCTTTATGGTCAGCGGGTTCGAGTGTGAAGAG TGCTCTCTGGCTTGCCACAAGCGTTGCCTGCAGTCCTTACTGATCTTGTGCGGCCACAGGAAGCTCCCAGCCCGAACTCAGCTCTTTGGGGTTGACTTTCTACAGCTGCCCCGGGACTTCCCAGAGGAGGTGCCCTTCTTGGTCATCAAATGCACTGCTGAAATCGAGCACCGTGCCCTCAGCATACAG GGTATTTACCGGATCAGTGGATCCAGGGTTCGAATGGAGAGGCTCTGTCAGGCCTTTGAAAATGGCTGGTCTTTGGTGGAGTTGTCGGGTAACTCTCCCCACGATGTCACTGGAGTACTCAAGCACTTCCTTAAGGAG CTCACAGATCCTCTCATCCCCTCCCAACTCTATGGTGCCTTCATCTCTCTGGCTAAGACCCTGCAACCAGGGGTATCATTAGATGCCCCAAGGATCTCTGAACCTGAACTCAGTCTTGACTCCATCCCCAATGCTGATCCTGTGATTGAAGCTGTCAGTGCCCTGAGAACTCTTTTGAGAGAGTTGCCTGACTCTAACTACAATACTCTCCGACACCTAGTGGCGCATCTGTTCAG GGTAGCCTCAAGgtttgaggaaaataagatgtCGGCCAACAATTTGGGTATTGTGTTTGGGCCAACACTGCTCCGGCCACCAAAAGACCAGGGTGGGATCAGCACCAACCCAGTGGCCTGCCTCCTGGACTCAGGATACCAGGCCCAGATGATTGAGTTCCTCATCGTCCACTATGAGCATGTCTTTGGCATGGAAGAACTCCCTCCGACCATGGCAGAAATATCTGACTCTGGACCTCTGGAACCTGCCACACAGACCTCTGCTGAAGAGGAGACTGGGGCTTCAGGGGTCCAAGCATCATCTGATGAG ATGTCACCATCCAAAGGTGACCTTGTTGAGTGGGTCACTGGGAACTCCtcagaagagagaggagaag ATTCCAATCAAGTTCGTGAGGAAACTCCACTAGGAACACAGTCCCGAGGCCACTTCAGTCGCCAGCCTGTGAAATATCCCCGGGCAGGGGGAATCAGGCCAGTTATTCACCAGTTGTCTAGTCTGGCCCTGGTGGCCTCTACGCTCTGTGAGGAAACTCCTATCAAGAACCGACATGAAAGCCTTCGAGGCCAGGGGCCCTGGGCCAACGCCTCCCCAGAAAGCAGTCCCCTTCGCCGAGCCAAACTGCCAAAGCACTTTGAGATTACCCAGGAAACAGCCAGACTTCTCTCTAAACTCCAGAGACAGGAGGTCCCGGATAGCCAGATACCAGAATGCTGCCCTGAGCCAGAGCCTCAATCCCACCCCCTGCTTTATCAGTCCCAGTCCCAACCCCAGTCCCAACCTGAGCTCCTGCCTCAATGTCCATCCCAGTCTGAGCTTCAGCCCCAGTTTGAAGAGGTTGAGGACCATTTGTGa